Below is a genomic region from Phycobacter azelaicus.
CAGCCCTTTCCGATCGCAAAGCTGGAGACATATTCTTCCGGTTTGGCTGGATCGAAGGTTTTGCCCATGATGGTGTGAGTTTTGTAGGTGACCTCTGGCGCCTCGTAGCCAAGATCGTTCATCACCTTCTTCGCATCGGCCGCGAGGTAAACCTGCTCGGCCACAGATTTGTAATCGACATCGCCTTCGATATAGCCCCAGCGTTTCATCTGCGTAAGGATCCAGACCCCCATGGAATGCCATGGGAAGGGATCGAAATCGATGCGGTCGGGCACGCGCTGCACCTCACCCAGACCATCGGCATAGGTGCCGGTCAGCACCTGCTCGATCACCGGAACCGGCTGGTTCAGATAGTTGGTCGGCGCGATCGCTTCGGATATTTCCTTGCGGTTGTCGGGGTTGGAGGCATACTGCGTTGCATCGATGATCGCTTTCAGCAGTGCACCATAGGTGTTTGGCAGCTCGGTCGCAAAGGACAGCGGCGCGGCAAAGGCGCAGCAAGGATGGCCCTCCCAGATGTCCTTGGTCAGCATATGGATGAAACCGATGCCTTCCCAGACGGCACGCTGATTGAATGGATCGGGCGAAAGATAACCGTCAAGGTTCCCGGCGCGCAGGTTGGCAACCATCTCTGGCGGCGGCACAACGCGGATCTGGATATCCACATCGGGGTCGAGGCCATGCTCGGCCACATAGTAGCGCAGCAGGAAGTTGTGCATCGAATACTCGAAGGGCACGCCAAAGGTGAAGCCCTTCCACTGTTTCGGATCGCGCTTGTCCAGATGTTCGTTCGACAGAACGATGGCCTGGCCGTTGATGTTCTCGACCGCGGGCATGATGTAGGGTTCCGCAACGGACCCGGCGCCCAGCGTCATCGCCAAAGGCATCGGGGTCAGCATGTGGCTGGCGTCATATTCTCCCGATAGGGACTTGTCCCGCGCCACCGCCCAGCCGGCCGTCTTGATGACCTGCGCGTTCAGACCATAACGTTCGTAGAACCCCATGGGCTGAGCCATGATGATAGGCGTTGCGCAGGTGATCGGCACAAAGCCGATGTTGAGGTCCGATTTCTCGGGTGGCCCAAGCTCATCCAGGATGGCCGCCTTGGCCTCTTCAAGTGGAAAGACCGACGCCAGAGCCGCTGCAACGGTGCCCCCACCGAGCATTCCCATGAAAGAACGGCGCCCGATGTCATTCTGACCAAAGACCGAGCGCACAACGGCGCTCTCAACTGCGCGCTCCAGCATCTGTTCCGATGACATCTGCGCAGGCTCGGCGTGGGTCTTGTCGTGTCCGTGGCCCGACAGGCATCCCTCGCAGCCACAATCGGCGCCGTGCCGAAGATCGGTCTTTTCCGAGAATGGATTTCCAAGGCTCTTGATCGTCATGGGGATCCCCTTTTGCAGTCAGTGTTTCGTTAACCCTGACAGGCAGAAGGCCTCGAAAAAAGCGCCCGCCCAATATTTGGGCATCATGATAAATATATATAAATCAATCTGATAAGACCTGATGCGCTTCCGGATAATTACGATATTTCATAATTTACGAGATTTCGTTTTTTCTCAGAAAACTCATACCGTAACCTGTCTTCATGTCCCTGGATCTTCTCGACAGCGATTCCCTTCTTCAGTCCATCCCCGAGGCCGTCCTTATCCTCGACACCACCTCTGATCGCATCGTGACCTGGAACGCGGCGGCGGCCCGGTTGCTGACAGGGCAGGATGCGGCAGAGCCTTCGGCTTTCTCCCATTTCTTGGACAAGGCCATGGCGAGATTTGTGGTTTTCCTGGACGAGGTGGATCACCGCGGGCACGGCTGGACACGTGATGTTCCCCTGCGCACCGCGGATGGCAGCGCTCTGAAATGCGAGTTACGTGCACAACCGGTCACGAACCGCCAGGGCTGGCTGATCCTGTCGATAACCGACCTGAGCGCGCTGGACCAGCGGGCCGAAACCGCCGCCCTGGCCGAGACCTTTCGTGCAGGCATCGTAAATTGGAAGCGCACTGAAGGCTTCTTTGCCGAATTGGAGCGACAGAACCAGCTGATCCTGCACGCTGCGGGGGAAGGCATCTACGGCGTCAATGCGGATGGCAAGACCACTTTCGTGAACCGCGCCGCGCGTGAAATGCTAGGCTGGACCTCCGAGGATCTTCTGGGCAAGGACATCCATTCGATGATCCACCACCACCACCTGAGTGGTGATGTGTATCCATCCCATGAGTGCCCAATCTACCGGTCCTTCCGCTTTGAACAGGTACACCGCATCGAGGACGAGGTGTTTTGGCGCAAGGATGGCAAACCGATCCGGGTGGAGTACGTCTCGACCCCAATTTATGATCAGCAGGTACTGGCGGGCGCCGTAGTGATCTTCCGCGACATCACCGAACGCAAGGAGACCGAACGAAAGCTGCGCGAGGCTATGGCGGAGGTCGCCGCCCTGCGGGACAGATTGGAACAGGAAAACGCCTACCTTCAGGAGGCGATTACCTCCGAACGCGCACATCACGACATTATTGGAACATCACTGGCGATCCAGCAGATCGTCGCCCGGATTGACCTCGTGGCTCAGACTACGGCCACCGTGCTGATCACCGGCGAAACCGGCACCGGGAAATCACTGATCGCAACCGAGATCCACAAAACCAGTCCGCGCGCCAAACGCCCCCTCATTCACTTCAAGTGCAGCTCGGTCGCTCCGGAAGAGGTGGAGGCAGAGTTGTTCGGTCAGATGCGCGGCGCCCCCAATGGCGCGACGCGTGACAAGCCCGGCAAGCTAGAGCTGGCCCATGGCGGCACGCTTTTCGTGGACGATGTGGAAGAGCTGCCGCTGGAAATCCAGGGCAAGTTGCTGCACGCGCTACAGAAGGGCGCGGTGACACGGCTGGGCGACACGCGCGAGAAACCGCTCGATATCCGGGTGATTGCTGCGACGTCTCTATCCGAGGATGCTGTGCGCCGCACTGGCCGCATTCGTGAGGACCTGCATCTTTTCCTCAACGTCTTTCCCATCACCTGCCCCGCCCTGCGTGAACGGCCCGAAGATGTCCCCCTACTGGCAAGTCACCTGCTGAAAATCGCCTGTCGGCGGTTGAACCGGCAGGTGCCGGTAATTACCGAACGCGCGGTGCGGCAGATGCAAGCCTATGACTGGCCCGGCAATGTGCGCGAGTTGCGCAACGTGATGGAGCGGGCCGCCATCGTTTCTCGCGACGGCAAGCTGGTGCTGGAGCTGTCAGCGGGCGCGCCCGAAGCGCCGCAGGGGCGCGGTTCTTTTGTAACCGAGGCGCAGATGCAGGAGATGGTGCGCAACAACATCATCGCTGCCCTGCGCGAAACCGAAGGGCGCGTCTCTGGCGACAATGGTGCCGCCGCGCTGTTGCAGATCAAACCGACGACGCTCTATTCGCGGATCAAATCCTTCGGCATCCAACAAATGGACTGGGCCTAACCAGAGTCCACCGGCGCGCCGCCGGCCAATTTGCCCAGTACGACCGCAGCCAGCAGGCCATTGCCCGACAGATACCCACTGTCGGCCTTCCCCGAAACGCCACAAGCCGCGCCGCCGCCGGCGTATAGGTTTTCAAAGATCGTACCGTCACGGTGCATAACTCGCGCCGATGCATCTGTGCGCAGGCCGCCTTGGGTGTGAAACAGCGCGCCTGTGACCCGCACCCCGCAGTAGGGTGGCCTGAGCGGCGCGCCCGCAAACCTGCGCCCAAAGGCATCTGGCCCGCCCTCGGTCACTTCGGCGAGGGTTTGCCTCAATTGTTCGGGCGGAAGGCCAAGATCCTGCGCCAACCCCTCAATGGTATCGCTTTGGCGGACCGCGCCTGCGGCTTCGGCCTGTTTGAAATCCTCAAACTGACGCGCGATCCCGGCGATGCGGCTGTCAAAGATGGTGAAGGCTTCTCCGCCCGGCTGGGCAAGGACCGCCTGCGCCGCCTCGGAATAGCCCTGTGCCTCGTTCCAGAAACGTCGCCCGTCACGGTTCACCTGAATGCCGCCTTCGGTGATTGTGGCCCAAGTGATCAGGATCCCGTGCGGGTGGGCCACATTGCCATGACCCTGATAGGCCCCAAGATGCACCAGATCCGCTCCGATCTGTTGACCCCAGAGAACTGCTTCGCCCCGGTTGCCATCATGTCCGAACCAAAGCCCGTCCTTGATGCCCGGCAACAGATCCGCCACCAGGTCTCGGTTGCCACCAAACCCGTTGCAGGCAAGGATCAGTTTTGCGCAGCCAATCTCTTCCACTCCGCCATCAGGACGTGTGACGGCAATGCCCATGATACGCTTCTCCGCCTGATAAAGTCGGCACGCGCGGCGCTCAAAGATGATATCGATACCTTCCGCTTCGCATGCGGCGCGCAGGGCATTGATCAGCTCGGCGCCAGAGCGGCTGGGCAGCCCATGCATCCTGTGACGGCTATGGCCGGGGTAGGTAAAATTGTCGAGCACCGAAAACCGCAACCCATAGCGGTCAGTGAGCCAGTCGATCACACCGCCAGACTGGGTCGCCAGTAGATCCACCAATTCAGGATTATTCTCGCCCTTCGCCTTTGCCTGAATGTCCGCGGCAAAACATGACGGATCGTCTTTGATCCCGGCTGCCTTCTGCAAACGTGTTCCGGCTGCGGGGATAAGCCCTGCCGACAGTGCCGTGGAGCCGCTGGCTATGGCATCCGCCTCGACCACCAGCACAGACTGGCCTGCCTCATGGGCCGCAAGCGCTGCCACCAAACCGCAAGCCCCGGCTCCGACAATAAGCGTTTCACAGTCGAAATCGAACGCCGGAGGTGGCGCGGCGACCTCAGTTTTCGGAGCGGTCATAGCTCGCGCCCTTGGCCAGCATGTCAGCGGTTCCGATGACATCATTCAAACCTGCAAAGTCGTACATCCGGTCCGCAAAAGGCCGGTTGCTGCCATTGGCGCGCAGGCTTTGATAGTAATCGCCCGCTGTCTTGGCCAGGGCGCGCACAATGCCGCCGGGGAATATGACGATGGAAAAGCCCTGTTCCTCCAGGTCATCGGCGCCAGTAATCGGCGTTGCGCCCCCTTCGACCATATTCGCCAATAGCGGCACGCGATCTGCGAAATGATCTGCGATACTGGTCAACTGGTCCCGAGACTGCGGAGCCTCGATGAATAGCACATCTGCGCCCGCCTCCACATAGGTCTCAGCACGCTCTATCGCCGCTCCAAAACCTTCAACGGCGATGGCATCGGTGCGCGCGATGATCAGCGTTTCGTCCGAGTTGCGCGCATCCGCCATCGCCGCAATCTTGCCCGCCATTTCCCCCGCCGAGATCAGTGATTTGTCGGTCAGGTGGCCGCAGCGTTTCGGGTAGGTCTGGTCTTCCACCTGCAGGGCCGAGGCCCCTGCCCGTTCGTAAAGGCGCATGGTGCGTTGCGCATTCAGGGCATTGCCAAAGCCGGTATCGGCATCGATGATCACAGGCAAATGGGTCCGGTCGGCGATCAGGGTCATGGTATCCGCCATTTCCGACACCGAAGTGAGGCCAATGTCAGGCCGCCCCAGCCGCGTATAGGCTACCGCTGCGCCGCTGAGATAAAGCGCCTCGAACCCCGCCGCCGTCGCGAGCGAAGCCGTCAGCCCGTCATAAACGCCTGGGGCCACCAAGATGTCCCTTTGTGTCAGCCGTGTCTTAAGGCTCATGCCGTGCCCTCCAGCCAGTTCAGCGCCTCTGCGCAGGTCATCTGATGCGTTACCGTCCCCAAAGAGATCAGCGTCGCGTTGTGGACCTCGGGTTTGAAGGCCGCGCAACCATCCGTCAACATTACGGTATCGATGTCGCGTAAATGTGCATCCCGCAGAGTCGAGGCGACACCGCCATTGGTGACAATGCCGCCCACGATCAGCCTGTCGATGC
It encodes:
- a CDS encoding CmpA/NrtA family ABC transporter substrate-binding protein, encoding MTIKSLGNPFSEKTDLRHGADCGCEGCLSGHGHDKTHAEPAQMSSEQMLERAVESAVVRSVFGQNDIGRRSFMGMLGGGTVAAALASVFPLEEAKAAILDELGPPEKSDLNIGFVPITCATPIIMAQPMGFYERYGLNAQVIKTAGWAVARDKSLSGEYDASHMLTPMPLAMTLGAGSVAEPYIMPAVENINGQAIVLSNEHLDKRDPKQWKGFTFGVPFEYSMHNFLLRYYVAEHGLDPDVDIQIRVVPPPEMVANLRAGNLDGYLSPDPFNQRAVWEGIGFIHMLTKDIWEGHPCCAFAAPLSFATELPNTYGALLKAIIDATQYASNPDNRKEISEAIAPTNYLNQPVPVIEQVLTGTYADGLGEVQRVPDRIDFDPFPWHSMGVWILTQMKRWGYIEGDVDYKSVAEQVYLAADAKKVMNDLGYEAPEVTYKTHTIMGKTFDPAKPEEYVSSFAIGKG
- a CDS encoding sigma 54-interacting transcriptional regulator — translated: MSLDLLDSDSLLQSIPEAVLILDTTSDRIVTWNAAAARLLTGQDAAEPSAFSHFLDKAMARFVVFLDEVDHRGHGWTRDVPLRTADGSALKCELRAQPVTNRQGWLILSITDLSALDQRAETAALAETFRAGIVNWKRTEGFFAELERQNQLILHAAGEGIYGVNADGKTTFVNRAAREMLGWTSEDLLGKDIHSMIHHHHLSGDVYPSHECPIYRSFRFEQVHRIEDEVFWRKDGKPIRVEYVSTPIYDQQVLAGAVVIFRDITERKETERKLREAMAEVAALRDRLEQENAYLQEAITSERAHHDIIGTSLAIQQIVARIDLVAQTTATVLITGETGTGKSLIATEIHKTSPRAKRPLIHFKCSSVAPEEVEAELFGQMRGAPNGATRDKPGKLELAHGGTLFVDDVEELPLEIQGKLLHALQKGAVTRLGDTREKPLDIRVIAATSLSEDAVRRTGRIREDLHLFLNVFPITCPALRERPEDVPLLASHLLKIACRRLNRQVPVITERAVRQMQAYDWPGNVRELRNVMERAAIVSRDGKLVLELSAGAPEAPQGRGSFVTEAQMQEMVRNNIIAALRETEGRVSGDNGAAALLQIKPTTLYSRIKSFGIQQMDWA
- a CDS encoding FAD-dependent oxidoreductase; amino-acid sequence: MTAPKTEVAAPPPAFDFDCETLIVGAGACGLVAALAAHEAGQSVLVVEADAIASGSTALSAGLIPAAGTRLQKAAGIKDDPSCFAADIQAKAKGENNPELVDLLATQSGGVIDWLTDRYGLRFSVLDNFTYPGHSRHRMHGLPSRSGAELINALRAACEAEGIDIIFERRACRLYQAEKRIMGIAVTRPDGGVEEIGCAKLILACNGFGGNRDLVADLLPGIKDGLWFGHDGNRGEAVLWGQQIGADLVHLGAYQGHGNVAHPHGILITWATITEGGIQVNRDGRRFWNEAQGYSEAAQAVLAQPGGEAFTIFDSRIAGIARQFEDFKQAEAAGAVRQSDTIEGLAQDLGLPPEQLRQTLAEVTEGGPDAFGRRFAGAPLRPPYCGVRVTGALFHTQGGLRTDASARVMHRDGTIFENLYAGGGAACGVSGKADSGYLSGNGLLAAVVLGKLAGGAPVDSG
- a CDS encoding isocitrate lyase/PEP mutase family protein, encoding MSLKTRLTQRDILVAPGVYDGLTASLATAAGFEALYLSGAAVAYTRLGRPDIGLTSVSEMADTMTLIADRTHLPVIIDADTGFGNALNAQRTMRLYERAGASALQVEDQTYPKRCGHLTDKSLISAGEMAGKIAAMADARNSDETLIIARTDAIAVEGFGAAIERAETYVEAGADVLFIEAPQSRDQLTSIADHFADRVPLLANMVEGGATPITGADDLEEQGFSIVIFPGGIVRALAKTAGDYYQSLRANGSNRPFADRMYDFAGLNDVIGTADMLAKGASYDRSEN